One Kitasatospora sp. MAP12-44 DNA segment encodes these proteins:
- a CDS encoding cytochrome P450, with amino-acid sequence MTTSAQRDPSSLAEFLPEFPLSRRGDILPEEAERLRTEQPVARVRTMTGDEAWLVSSYELAKQVLEDERFSLKDTANPGVPRQYALTIPPEVVNNMGNINSAGLRNAVMKTLSPRADKELGGWLEAQAHDLLDRLIAQGPPADLRDGFTEPYSAALHCRLLGIPTDDWRRLMSGIDVAFITSPAPFEASTPNWYKDLGYLLERLNADPEPTEGLLGRFVELRRSPDVSDQVSDELLATVALSLFGAGAVSTSAFLQHAIIALAQQPELADRLRAEPEVIGRAVDELLRYNLSIGDALPRIALADVRVGEVEIKAGELVLVLIEGANYDPAVFPHPEKIDFDREANPHLAFGAGQHFCPASALGRTHAEIALTALVERLPLLRLALPVEQLAWRPGFIKRLPERLPVLW; translated from the coding sequence ATGACCACGAGTGCGCAGCGCGACCCTTCGTCCCTGGCGGAGTTCCTGCCGGAGTTCCCGCTCTCCCGGCGCGGCGACATCCTGCCCGAGGAGGCCGAGCGGCTGCGGACGGAGCAGCCGGTCGCCCGGGTCCGCACCATGACCGGCGACGAGGCCTGGCTGGTCAGCAGCTATGAGCTGGCCAAGCAGGTGCTGGAGGACGAGCGGTTCAGCCTCAAGGACACCGCCAACCCGGGCGTCCCGCGCCAGTACGCGCTGACCATCCCGCCGGAGGTGGTCAACAACATGGGCAACATCAACAGCGCGGGGCTGCGCAACGCCGTGATGAAGACCCTCTCGCCGCGCGCGGACAAGGAGTTGGGCGGCTGGCTGGAGGCGCAGGCGCACGACCTGCTGGACCGGTTGATCGCCCAGGGCCCGCCGGCCGACCTGCGGGACGGCTTCACCGAGCCGTACTCCGCCGCGCTGCACTGTCGGCTGCTGGGCATCCCCACCGACGACTGGCGCCGGCTGATGTCCGGCATCGATGTCGCCTTCATCACCAGTCCGGCGCCGTTCGAGGCCTCGACTCCCAACTGGTACAAGGACCTCGGCTACCTGCTGGAGCGGCTGAACGCCGATCCCGAGCCGACCGAGGGCCTGCTCGGCCGCTTCGTCGAGCTGCGCCGCTCGCCGGACGTCTCGGACCAGGTCAGCGACGAGCTGCTGGCCACCGTCGCACTCTCGCTCTTCGGCGCGGGCGCGGTCAGCACCTCGGCCTTCCTGCAGCACGCGATCATCGCGCTGGCGCAGCAGCCGGAGCTGGCCGACCGCCTGCGGGCCGAACCGGAGGTGATCGGGCGGGCGGTGGACGAGCTGTTGCGCTACAACCTGTCGATCGGCGACGCCCTGCCGCGGATCGCGCTGGCGGACGTCCGGGTGGGGGAGGTGGAGATCAAGGCGGGTGAGCTGGTGCTGGTGCTGATCGAGGGGGCCAACTACGACCCGGCGGTCTTCCCGCACCCCGAGAAGATCGACTTCGACCGGGAGGCCAACCCGCACCTGGCCTTCGGCGCGGGCCAGCACTTCTGCCCGGCCTCGGCGCTCGGTCGCACGCATGCCGAGATCGCGCTGACGGCGCTGGTGGAGCGGCTGCCGCTGCTGCGCCTTGCGCTGCCGGTCGAGCAGCTGGCCTGGCGGCCGGGCTTCATCAAGCGTCTGCCGGAGCGCCTGCCGGTGCTCTGGTAG
- a CDS encoding inositol monophosphatase family protein, protein MEKVAEILTEASAEVVEPRFRALVAGEVMEKSPGDVVTIADREAEVLISRRLRELLPVPVVGEEAVAADPSVARALHTEPACWLVDPVDGTANFVAGRPDFALMVSLIRDGEAVAAWIWQPMTRTAYAAELGAGAWRDGKRLTRAAAAADAPQQWRGSMKPWFRTQDHFPGLGDRVRAFGQVTGGRRAAGVEYPQLADGELEFLLYWRTLPWDHAPGSLLVRETGGVSARLDGSPYRADPPGGVDGLLVACDPATWERTRAILLGLHD, encoded by the coding sequence ATGGAGAAGGTGGCGGAGATCCTCACCGAGGCGTCCGCGGAAGTCGTCGAACCCCGGTTCCGGGCGCTGGTGGCCGGCGAGGTGATGGAGAAGTCCCCCGGCGATGTGGTGACCATCGCCGACCGGGAGGCCGAGGTGCTCATCTCCCGCCGGCTGCGCGAGCTGCTGCCCGTCCCGGTGGTCGGCGAGGAGGCGGTGGCCGCCGACCCTTCCGTCGCCCGCGCGCTGCACACCGAGCCCGCCTGCTGGCTGGTCGATCCGGTGGACGGGACCGCCAACTTCGTCGCCGGGCGGCCGGACTTCGCGCTGATGGTCTCGCTGATCCGCGACGGCGAGGCAGTGGCCGCCTGGATCTGGCAGCCGATGACCCGCACCGCCTACGCCGCCGAACTGGGCGCGGGCGCCTGGCGCGACGGCAAACGGCTCACCCGGGCTGCGGCCGCCGCCGACGCGCCGCAGCAGTGGCGCGGCTCGATGAAGCCGTGGTTTCGGACCCAGGACCACTTCCCCGGGCTGGGCGACCGGGTGCGCGCCTTCGGCCAGGTGACCGGGGGTCGGCGCGCAGCCGGCGTGGAGTATCCGCAACTCGCGGACGGTGAACTGGAGTTCCTGCTCTACTGGCGCACCCTGCCGTGGGACCACGCGCCCGGCTCGCTGCTGGTCCGGGAGACCGGCGGGGTCTCGGCCCGACTGGACGGCTCGCCCTACCGGGCGGACCCGCCGGGCGGCGTGGACGGCCTGCTGGTCGCCTGCGACCCGGCGACCTGGGAGCGGACCAGGGCGATCCTGCTCGGCCTGCACGACTGA
- a CDS encoding MFS transporter, producing MRRGGQNQQAEPPGGGLLSQLRRPPGGRDARIMLLAQLLDRTGTGVWGAASVLYFTFVDGLDARRLGLLLGAAGVAGIAGSPLAGRLATRFPVRPLLIGCHLLRLGTTCLLLVCGHFDVLLPVVAATSLGDRAAKTLEMLFATRVAGERRSTYQALYRSAGNAGCALGAGIAAIGLAVGTRLAYDALILANALSFLLAAVLVLRTREPRDHAPATTRSAEALPNGPSPWRDRGYLLFVLLDIPLNLDDSILNVGLPLWLVHHTKAPHAFVPAFLVINTVLVVVLQLHVSARAEGPRRAAWAVLAYGLTLLACCLVLATATGGGAGTASVALLLAAVLVTGAELMRSVSSWELAVSLAPPRARAGYLGVAGMSQSVQKSAGPLLLTGAVLTAGPAGWLALGAAVAGLSAVQHRTCLRRLNSASPTPLPLPRSTELGPRQVAKPAERR from the coding sequence ATGCGGCGCGGCGGACAGAACCAGCAGGCCGAGCCGCCGGGCGGCGGCCTGCTGAGCCAGCTGCGCCGTCCGCCCGGCGGCCGGGACGCGCGGATCATGCTGCTCGCGCAGCTGCTGGACCGCACCGGGACGGGCGTGTGGGGCGCGGCCTCGGTGCTGTACTTCACCTTCGTGGACGGCCTGGACGCCCGCCGGCTCGGCCTGCTGCTGGGCGCGGCCGGGGTGGCGGGCATCGCCGGCTCGCCGCTGGCGGGCCGGCTGGCCACCCGCTTCCCGGTGCGCCCGCTGCTGATCGGCTGCCACCTGCTGCGCCTCGGCACGACCTGCCTGCTGCTGGTGTGCGGCCACTTCGACGTGCTGCTTCCGGTGGTCGCCGCCACCTCGCTGGGCGACCGGGCGGCCAAGACGCTGGAGATGCTGTTCGCCACCCGGGTGGCGGGCGAGCGGCGCTCCACCTACCAGGCGCTGTACCGCAGCGCGGGGAACGCCGGCTGCGCGCTCGGCGCGGGGATCGCCGCGATCGGCCTGGCCGTCGGGACCCGCCTTGCCTACGACGCGCTGATCCTGGCCAACGCGCTCTCCTTCCTGCTGGCCGCGGTGCTGGTCCTGCGCACTCGCGAGCCGCGCGACCACGCGCCGGCGACCACCCGCAGCGCCGAAGCACTGCCGAACGGACCGAGCCCGTGGCGCGACCGCGGCTACCTGCTGTTCGTGCTGCTGGACATCCCGCTGAACCTGGACGACTCGATCCTCAACGTCGGGCTGCCGCTCTGGCTGGTGCACCACACCAAGGCGCCGCACGCGTTCGTCCCGGCGTTCCTGGTGATCAACACCGTGCTGGTGGTCGTCCTGCAACTCCACGTCTCGGCACGGGCCGAGGGGCCGCGCCGGGCCGCGTGGGCGGTGCTCGCGTACGGGCTGACGCTGCTCGCCTGCTGCCTGGTCCTGGCCACCGCCACCGGCGGCGGGGCCGGGACGGCCTCGGTCGCGCTGCTGCTCGCCGCGGTGCTGGTCACCGGGGCGGAGCTGATGCGCTCGGTGAGCTCCTGGGAGCTGGCGGTCTCGCTCGCACCGCCGCGGGCGCGGGCGGGCTACCTGGGCGTGGCGGGCATGTCGCAGTCTGTCCAGAAGTCGGCCGGCCCGCTGCTGCTGACCGGCGCCGTACTGACCGCCGGCCCGGCGGGCTGGCTCGCACTCGGCGCCGCCGTCGCCGGCCTGTCCGCCGTCCAGCACCGCACCTGCCTGCGCCGCCTGAACAGCGCATCGCCGACCCCGCTCCCCCTGCCCCGCAGCACCGAGCTGGGACCGCGTCAGGTCGCCAAGCCTGCCGAGCGCCGGTAG
- a CDS encoding MFS transporter, translated as MSAVGKFRETWELTGGQVLAWSLLGRLPAAMCPIGTLLLVSQNTGSVWRGSAVAGALAVGQAGGGPWVGRLADRRGQRPVGLVAATVNALAILALVAASHYGAPLGWQVAPAVLVGLSVPLVGPLSRSRWLWLARGRPERRASALWLDGLLDEASFTSGPAVVGVLATLAGPGAGMLLAAALVGVCSTLFALHPSAPPGSRGSTRSAPAERLLTLPYGLLLAGMALLGVVFGSLQVGVTATTTHLGHPGAAGLLYGLIGLTSSFAGVAVATVPARFDLPGRLRAGTGLLFAASLLAPLIGSSLGGLAVAVGCVGLAVAPQMITMFGLVERTVPGGRLGEAMAGLVSSITLAQAAGTVAAGWAVDASGPSAPFGITCAAAATALLLAACTATGGRYRRTAQSAPVQAVPEGGMTAGHR; from the coding sequence GTGAGTGCGGTGGGGAAGTTCCGTGAGACCTGGGAGTTGACGGGTGGCCAGGTGCTGGCCTGGTCGCTGCTGGGGCGGTTGCCGGCGGCGATGTGCCCGATCGGGACGCTGCTGCTGGTGAGCCAGAACACCGGCAGCGTCTGGCGCGGGTCGGCGGTGGCCGGGGCGCTGGCGGTGGGGCAGGCCGGGGGCGGGCCCTGGGTGGGCCGGCTGGCGGACCGGCGCGGGCAGCGGCCGGTCGGGCTGGTCGCGGCCACCGTCAACGCGCTGGCCATCCTCGCGCTGGTGGCCGCCTCGCACTACGGCGCGCCGCTGGGCTGGCAGGTGGCGCCGGCCGTGCTGGTCGGGCTCTCCGTCCCGCTGGTCGGGCCGCTCTCGCGCAGCCGCTGGCTCTGGCTGGCGCGCGGCCGCCCCGAGCGCCGGGCCTCGGCGCTCTGGCTGGACGGGCTGCTCGACGAGGCCAGCTTCACCAGCGGCCCGGCCGTGGTCGGCGTGCTCGCCACGCTGGCCGGACCGGGCGCCGGGATGCTGCTGGCGGCGGCCCTGGTCGGCGTCTGCTCGACGCTCTTCGCGCTGCACCCCTCGGCCCCGCCCGGCAGCCGCGGCAGCACCCGCAGCGCGCCCGCCGAGCGGCTGCTCACCCTCCCGTACGGGCTGCTGCTGGCGGGCATGGCGCTGCTGGGCGTGGTCTTCGGCTCGCTCCAGGTCGGCGTCACCGCGACCACCACGCACCTGGGCCACCCCGGCGCGGCCGGGCTGCTGTACGGGCTGATCGGCCTGACCAGCTCCTTCGCCGGCGTCGCCGTGGCGACCGTGCCGGCCCGCTTCGACCTGCCCGGACGCCTGCGGGCGGGGACCGGCCTGCTCTTCGCCGCCTCCCTGCTGGCGCCGCTGATCGGCAGCAGCCTGGGCGGACTGGCCGTCGCGGTGGGATGCGTGGGGCTCGCGGTCGCGCCGCAGATGATCACCATGTTCGGCCTGGTCGAACGGACCGTCCCCGGCGGGCGGCTGGGCGAGGCGATGGCGGGCCTGGTCAGCAGCATCACGCTGGCCCAGGCGGCGGGCACGGTGGCGGCCGGCTGGGCGGTGGACGCCTCCGGTCCGAGCGCGCCCTTCGGGATCACCTGCGCGGCCGCGGCGACCGCGCTGCTGCTGGCCGCGTGCACGGCGACCGGCGGGCGCTACCGCCGCACAGCGCAGTCGGCGCCCGTCCAGGCCGTGCCCGAGGGCGGGATGACAGCCGGGCACCGCTGA
- a CDS encoding MerR family transcriptional regulator codes for MAEIESEAAGPREFRVEELAAAAGITTRTLRFYRERKLLPPPRKEGRIAWYGESHLARLQMIAELLERGHTLGGITELIGAGESGRDVAELIGLQAAIIAPWSDETPVSLSWEELAATFGDQLTESATAESLAQGYITVQEDGVTHVSRRLMDATVALVAEGVPLSAVLDASRKAQEYADAVADVFVALIRDQLLGALAGEHPLPPGEAAHLTEQLTRIRPLARTVADAQFALAMDRRVHAEYDDVVRHRRR; via the coding sequence GTGGCGGAGATCGAGAGCGAAGCAGCAGGTCCGCGCGAGTTCCGCGTCGAGGAGCTCGCGGCGGCCGCCGGCATCACCACCCGCACCCTGCGCTTCTACCGCGAGCGCAAGCTGCTGCCGCCCCCGCGCAAGGAGGGCCGGATCGCCTGGTACGGCGAATCCCACCTGGCCCGGCTGCAGATGATCGCCGAGCTCCTTGAGCGCGGCCACACCCTGGGCGGCATCACCGAGCTGATCGGCGCCGGCGAGAGCGGGCGCGACGTCGCCGAACTGATCGGCCTGCAGGCCGCGATCATCGCGCCCTGGTCGGACGAGACCCCGGTCTCGCTCAGCTGGGAGGAGCTGGCGGCCACCTTCGGCGACCAGCTCACCGAGTCCGCCACCGCCGAATCCCTCGCCCAGGGCTACATCACCGTCCAGGAGGACGGGGTCACCCACGTCAGCCGCCGCCTGATGGACGCCACCGTCGCCCTGGTGGCCGAGGGCGTGCCACTGAGCGCCGTCCTGGACGCGAGCCGCAAGGCCCAGGAGTACGCCGACGCGGTCGCCGACGTCTTCGTCGCCCTGATCCGCGACCAGCTGCTCGGCGCCCTGGCCGGCGAACACCCGCTCCCCCCAGGCGAGGCGGCCCACCTGACCGAGCAGCTCACCCGGATCCGCCCGCTGGCCCGCACCGTCGCCGATGCCCAGTTCGCCCTCGCCATGGACCGCCGGGTGCACGCCGAGTACGACGACGTGGTGCGCCACCGCAGGCGTTGA
- a CDS encoding NAD(P)/FAD-dependent oxidoreductase — protein sequence MAASPKQRTRPGPVPAVPHVRVAVIGSGFGGLGAGVRLRRAGITDFVILERADSVGGTWRDNSYPGCACDVPSHLYSFSFAPNPDWPRSFSGQADIRAYLEKVTDTFGLRPHLRFNAEVTEARWESEQTRWRVTSTAGEWTADALVSAAGPLSDPQVPDLPGLADFPGKVFHTSRWDHGHDLTGERVAVVGTGASAIQVIPSIQPKVGKLTVFQRTPAWVLPKVDREISGAERWLHRAVPATTTLRRAALFAVRELQVDAFVRRPGALRMVQRVAERHLARSIADPALRGRLTPDYRIGCKRILISNAYYPALAAPNAEVVSTGLAEVRGSTLVGADGSAHEVDTIIFGTGFHVTDMPIGAKVFGADGRSLAESWKGGMEALRGSTVHGFPNLFFVIGPNTGLGNSSMILMIESQLNYLMDALSTLESVGATALQPTERAQRQWNQRLQHKMERTVWNTGCRSWYLDEGGKNTVLWPGSTSAFRRATRRLDLAEYELIKRSTPAVVAQEVSA from the coding sequence ATGGCAGCCAGCCCCAAGCAGCGCACCCGCCCCGGCCCGGTGCCGGCCGTCCCGCATGTCCGCGTCGCCGTCATCGGCTCCGGCTTCGGCGGCCTCGGCGCCGGTGTCCGGCTGCGCCGGGCCGGGATCACCGACTTCGTGATCCTGGAGCGCGCCGACTCGGTCGGCGGCACCTGGCGGGACAACAGCTACCCGGGCTGCGCGTGCGACGTCCCCTCGCACCTCTACTCCTTCTCCTTCGCCCCCAACCCCGACTGGCCGCGCAGCTTCTCCGGCCAGGCCGACATCCGGGCCTACTTGGAGAAGGTCACCGACACCTTCGGCCTGCGCCCGCACCTGCGCTTCAACGCCGAGGTCACCGAGGCCCGTTGGGAGTCCGAGCAGACCCGCTGGCGGGTCACCAGCACGGCGGGGGAGTGGACGGCGGACGCGCTGGTCTCGGCTGCCGGACCGCTCTCCGACCCGCAGGTCCCCGACTTGCCCGGGCTCGCCGACTTCCCCGGCAAGGTCTTCCACACCTCCCGCTGGGACCACGGACACGACCTGACGGGCGAGCGCGTCGCCGTCGTCGGCACCGGCGCCTCGGCGATCCAGGTGATCCCGTCGATCCAGCCCAAGGTCGGCAAGCTGACCGTCTTCCAACGCACCCCCGCCTGGGTCCTGCCCAAGGTGGACCGCGAGATCAGCGGCGCCGAGCGCTGGCTGCACCGAGCCGTCCCCGCCACCACCACGCTGCGCCGGGCCGCGCTCTTCGCCGTCCGCGAGCTCCAGGTGGACGCCTTTGTGCGGCGCCCCGGTGCGCTGCGGATGGTCCAGCGGGTGGCCGAGCGCCACCTGGCCCGCTCGATCGCCGACCCGGCGCTGCGCGGGCGGCTGACCCCGGACTACCGGATCGGCTGCAAGCGGATCCTGATCAGCAACGCCTACTACCCGGCGCTGGCCGCGCCCAACGCCGAGGTGGTCAGCACCGGGCTCGCCGAGGTGCGCGGCTCCACCCTGGTCGGTGCCGACGGCAGCGCGCACGAGGTCGACACGATCATCTTCGGCACCGGCTTCCACGTCACCGATATGCCGATCGGCGCCAAGGTGTTCGGCGCCGACGGACGCTCGCTGGCCGAGTCGTGGAAGGGCGGCATGGAGGCGCTGCGCGGCTCGACCGTGCACGGCTTCCCCAATCTCTTCTTTGTCATAGGGCCCAACACCGGGCTCGGCAACAGCTCGATGATCCTGATGATCGAGTCCCAACTGAACTACCTGATGGACGCGTTGAGCACCCTGGAGTCGGTCGGCGCGACCGCGCTGCAGCCCACCGAGCGGGCACAGCGGCAGTGGAACCAGCGCCTGCAGCACAAGATGGAGCGCACCGTCTGGAACACCGGCTGCCGCAGCTGGTACCTGGACGAGGGCGGTAAGAACACCGTGCTGTGGCCCGGCTCCACCAGCGCCTTCCGCCGGGCCACCCGCCGGCTGGACCTCGCCGAGTACGAACTGATCAAGCGCAGCACCCCCGCAGTTGTGGCCCAGGAGGTCTCCGCGTGA
- a CDS encoding alpha/beta hydrolase yields MSPVTPADCVLPTPVRELSICSADGSRLHAAEYGVEGAPLVVLVHGWTCSVAFWAPVLHQLADSFRVVAYDQRGHGRSDSPATKRGYSTTALADDLEAVVRAVVPAGERAVLVGHSMGGMTIMAAGDRPAVAERTAAALLVSTGPSELVEELLVLPAVRPSALRRVLHRHLLRSRLPLGPVTALSRALLKYGTMGPATPVDRADASARIVQACPTMVRARWADVLGELDVTAGLAKLAAPTAIVVGTADRLTPPVHARRMRAALSASEGLLELPGVGHMSPIERPAEVAAEIRRLVGAHLTPAAVVTPERTVS; encoded by the coding sequence GTGAGCCCCGTCACCCCCGCCGACTGCGTACTGCCCACCCCCGTACGGGAGTTGTCGATCTGCTCGGCCGACGGCAGCCGGCTGCACGCCGCCGAGTACGGAGTCGAGGGAGCGCCGCTGGTGGTGCTCGTGCACGGCTGGACCTGCTCGGTCGCGTTCTGGGCCCCGGTCCTGCACCAACTCGCCGACTCCTTCCGGGTGGTGGCCTACGACCAGCGCGGCCACGGCCGCAGCGACAGCCCGGCCACCAAGCGCGGCTACTCCACCACCGCGCTCGCCGACGACCTGGAGGCCGTCGTCCGCGCGGTCGTCCCGGCGGGCGAGCGGGCGGTGCTGGTCGGGCACAGCATGGGCGGGATGACCATCATGGCGGCCGGCGACCGGCCCGCGGTGGCCGAGCGGACGGCGGCGGCGCTGCTGGTCAGCACCGGCCCCAGCGAGCTGGTCGAGGAACTGCTGGTGCTGCCGGCCGTCCGCCCGTCCGCGCTGCGCCGCGTGCTGCACCGTCATCTGCTGCGCTCCCGGCTGCCGTTGGGGCCGGTCACCGCGCTCTCCCGCGCGCTGCTGAAGTACGGCACGATGGGCCCGGCCACCCCCGTCGACCGGGCCGACGCCTCGGCCCGGATCGTCCAGGCCTGCCCGACCATGGTCCGGGCCCGCTGGGCCGACGTGCTGGGCGAGTTGGACGTCACCGCCGGGCTGGCGAAGCTGGCGGCGCCCACCGCGATCGTCGTCGGCACCGCCGACCGGCTCACCCCGCCGGTGCACGCGCGCCGGATGCGGGCGGCGCTGTCCGCCTCGGAGGGGCTGCTGGAGCTGCCCGGCGTCGGCCATATGTCGCCCATCGAGCGGCCCGCCGAGGTCGCCGCCGAGATCCGCCGGCTGGTCGGCGCCCACCTGACCCCTGCCGCTGTTGTCACCCCCGAGAGGACCGTGAGCTGA
- a CDS encoding SDR family oxidoreductase — protein sequence MTPPPSLDSQVVVVTGAARGLGALMARRLAERGAKVALVGLEPAELKAAAALCGPDASSWEADVTDLAALSATAEAILARYGRIDTVVANAGIAIGGPLLDSDHAAFSRVIEVNLLGSVATARAFLPALTQSRGYLLQIASLAAITPAPLMSAYCASKAGVESFAHALRAEVAHQGVKVGVGYLSWTDTDMVRGADQDEVLREMRARLPWPANRTYPIGPAVDRLVAGIARRSPHVYAQAWLRGMQPMRWMLPGLIASVGAREVARLAPRLKATATSRLRPVGAGGAADDAAHAAPGEASGASVTS from the coding sequence ATGACCCCGCCGCCTTCGCTCGACTCCCAGGTCGTCGTGGTCACCGGCGCGGCCCGGGGCCTGGGCGCCCTGATGGCCCGCCGGCTGGCCGAGCGCGGAGCCAAGGTCGCCCTGGTCGGCCTGGAGCCGGCCGAACTGAAGGCCGCCGCCGCGCTCTGCGGCCCGGACGCCTCCAGCTGGGAGGCCGACGTGACGGACCTGGCGGCGCTGAGCGCCACCGCCGAGGCGATCCTGGCGAGGTACGGCCGGATCGACACGGTGGTCGCCAACGCGGGCATCGCGATCGGCGGCCCGCTGCTGGACAGCGACCACGCCGCGTTCAGCCGGGTGATCGAGGTCAACCTGCTGGGCAGTGTCGCCACCGCCCGCGCCTTCCTGCCGGCCCTGACCCAGAGCCGCGGCTACCTGCTGCAGATCGCCTCGCTGGCCGCGATCACCCCGGCGCCGCTGATGAGCGCGTACTGCGCGAGCAAGGCGGGCGTCGAGTCCTTCGCCCACGCGCTGCGCGCCGAGGTCGCCCACCAGGGCGTCAAGGTCGGTGTCGGCTACCTGAGTTGGACCGACACCGACATGGTGCGCGGCGCCGACCAGGACGAGGTGCTGCGCGAGATGCGGGCCCGGCTGCCGTGGCCGGCCAACCGCACGTACCCGATCGGCCCGGCCGTCGACCGGCTGGTCGCCGGGATCGCCCGCCGCTCGCCGCACGTGTACGCGCAGGCCTGGCTGCGCGGTATGCAGCCGATGCGCTGGATGCTGCCGGGGCTGATCGCCTCGGTCGGCGCGCGCGAGGTGGCCCGGCTGGCACCCCGGTTGAAGGCGACCGCGACCAGCCGGCTGCGACCGGTCGGCGCGGGCGGCGCCGCCGACGATGCGGCCCACGCCGCACCCGGTGAGGCCAGTGGCGCTAGCGTCACCTCATGA
- a CDS encoding SDR family oxidoreductase produces the protein MTTALITGATAGIGAAFARRLAKDGHDLVLVARNTERLTACAAELRKNHGVEAEVLTADLATEEGITAVEQRLADTVRPVGILVNNAGFGNRGAYLTVPLEQELDMLKVHVEAVLRLTSAALPGMRERGFGGVVNVASVAAFLPRGTYGATKSWVVNFTQGVARDLTGSGVRLMALCPGFTRTEFHERAGMGTSNIPAWGWLSAERVVDEALRDLAHGRTLSVPGKRYKAVVAVARLLPAGKLGGMSSKAARTYRTN, from the coding sequence ATGACTACTGCTCTCATCACCGGTGCCACCGCCGGAATCGGTGCCGCCTTCGCCCGCCGGCTGGCGAAGGACGGCCATGACCTCGTCCTGGTCGCCCGGAACACCGAGCGGCTGACGGCCTGCGCCGCCGAACTGCGCAAGAACCACGGCGTCGAGGCGGAGGTGCTCACCGCCGACCTCGCCACCGAGGAGGGCATCACCGCCGTCGAGCAGCGGCTGGCGGACACCGTGCGGCCGGTCGGCATCCTGGTCAACAACGCCGGATTCGGCAACCGGGGCGCCTACTTGACGGTCCCGTTGGAGCAGGAGCTCGACATGCTCAAGGTGCATGTCGAGGCGGTGCTGCGGCTCACCTCGGCCGCGCTGCCGGGGATGCGCGAGCGCGGCTTCGGCGGGGTGGTCAACGTGGCCTCGGTGGCGGCCTTCCTGCCGCGCGGCACGTACGGGGCGACCAAGTCGTGGGTGGTCAACTTCACCCAGGGTGTGGCGCGTGACCTGACCGGCAGCGGTGTGCGGCTGATGGCGCTCTGCCCGGGCTTCACCCGTACCGAGTTCCACGAGCGGGCCGGCATGGGGACGTCGAACATCCCGGCCTGGGGCTGGCTCTCGGCCGAGCGGGTGGTGGACGAGGCGCTGCGCGACCTGGCGCACGGGCGGACCCTCTCGGTGCCGGGCAAGCGCTACAAGGCGGTGGTCGCGGTGGCCCGGTTGCTGCCGGCGGGCAAGCTGGGCGGAATGTCCTCGAAGGCGGCGCGAACGTACCGGACGAACTGA